In Cryptomeria japonica chromosome 10, Sugi_1.0, whole genome shotgun sequence, a genomic segment contains:
- the LOC131066182 gene encoding glycine-rich cell wall structural protein-like translates to MAGERKMAFKLKLPGMLATVMLITVGVVAVCEGRKLMTQTVYETDNFGRGGGFGKGGGRGHGGGGGLGGGGGGGFGKGGGGGLGGGRGGGGGVGGGHGGGLGDGHGGGVGGGHGGGAGGGFGGGAGVGAGGGLGGGHGGGAGGGFGGGAGGGAGGGLGGSHGGGAGGGAGGGHGGGAGGGLGGGHGGGVGGGFGGGAGGGTGGGAGGGLGGGHGGGAGGGFGGGAGGGAGGGLGGGHGGGIGGGFGGGAGGGAGGGAGGGFGGGAGGGSGGGAGGGLGGGAGGGAGGGAGGGLGRGAGGGAGVGAGGGLGGGTGGGVAGGAGGGLGGGGGAGGGFGGGAGGGAGGGFGGGAGGGKGRGAVGGGLGGGGGLGGGAGGGGGF, encoded by the coding sequence ATGGCAGGCGAGAGAAAGATGGCGTTCAAGCTCAAGCTCCCTGGTATGCTTGCCACGGTTATGCTTATTACGGTGGGAGTAGTAGCAGTTTGTGAGGGCAGAAAACTAATGACACAAACAGTATATGAAACGGATAACTTTGGACGTGGTGGCGGTTTTGGAAAAGGTGGTGGTAGGGGACATGGTGGGGGTGGTGGACTTGGGGGCGGGGGCGGTGGCGGTTTTGGGAAAGGTGGTGGTGGGGGACTCGGTGGCGGtagaggtgggggtggaggtgtgGGTGGTGGTCATGGAGGAGGTTTAGGTGATGGTCATGGTGGAGGAGTAGGTGGTGGTCATGGTGGTGGAGCTGGGGGAGGCTTCGGTGGGGGAGCAGGTGTTGGAGCTGGAGGAGGTTTAGGTGGTGGTCATGGTGGAGGAGCTGGAGGAGGCTTTGGTGGAGGAGCAGGTGGTGGAGCTGGAGGAGGTTTAGGTGGTAGCCATGGTGGAGGTGCTGGAGGAGGAGCAGGTGGTGGTCATGGTGGCGGAGCTGGTGGAGGTTTGGGTGGTGGTCATGGTGGAGGTGTTGGAGGAGGTTTTGGTGGAGGCGCTGGTGGAGGTACAGGTGGTGGAGCTGGTGGAGGTTTGGGTGGTGGTCATGGTGGAGGTGCTGGAGGAGGCTTTGGTGGAGGGGCCGGTGGTGGAGCTGGAGGAGGATTAGGTGGTGGTCATGGGGGAGGTATTGGAGGAGGCTTTGGTGGAGGGGCCGGTGGTGGTGCTGGTGGAGGTGCTGGAGGAGGCTTTGGTGGTGGGGCTGGTGGAGGATCAGGTGGTGGAGCTGGAGGAGGCCTAGGTGGAGGGGCAGGTGGTGGTGCTGGTGGTGGAGCCGGAGGAGGCCTAGGTCGAGGGGCAGGTGGTGGTGCTGGTGTTGGAGCCGGAGGAGGCCTAGGTGGAGGGACAGGTGGTGGTGTTGCTGGTGGAGCTGGAGGAGGCCTAGGCGGAGGTGGGGGTGCTGGAGGAGGCTTTGGTGGCGGGGCTGGTGGTGGAGCAGGAGGCGGCTTTGGTGGAGGTGCTGGCGGAGGCAAAGGAAGAGGAGCTGTAGGTGGAGGCCTAGGCGGAGGAGGAGGGCTCGGTGGCGGTGCAGGTGGCGGTGGAGGATTTTAA